A section of the Arabiibacter massiliensis genome encodes:
- a CDS encoding InlB B-repeat-containing protein, protein MAEIEYADLAQPAVAARHRIAKTFSSLLKRILPFIAALLVACAFAAAAPADKAYAASTTGRWTILYGQSFWAHNSKENVTSLSEVRDFYNSSYPYVRIHAQQTNKDLDAGAVNGNVGWHAPDNTTRAFTNGTGVETTYKSWDGNSSTLHLGKNSTLLVGSNVHIDHYGAHHHAVYCSDTAELYVSGVLYSNGTYALNGAKFGTVIHKSSGGELSGVGGGMNNAIGYLRNSFIFRLRAGSYVSQIGYQDYLMPAYGSFGEFWYDYGSTAVIEAETDSVGYYVPGWTLKPGSTNTYTTTQGADGDYDYIVNAARLTYNVTFYDGNRNVGNATRDYGTDYAYPSARDYGMAKEGYRLAGWTDVRGGTSAKWKVGETYRNLTSTLNATVNRYAVWEPNPSTVRFDGNGAEGGTMADQAFIYDAEQALSPNRFTREGYEFLGWSTSPSAATAQYADAQTVKNLTKVEGATVVLYAVWGQLSYAYNTPPPATANGLEASVAYDPPSPAPFCTTVTMRVTLKGTAAASGVHIVSVSSADLSLAESYTVQTVRGGAVDEARTFTFTVPSHEVGDIHLENRVVVLPDMYSQSFTYDGQPKPYLVPDGIEGVEVERIAYSRLGSSDVPTEEPPVDAGDYEAAITLRLVENGATVPISKPLSVRQRRLAWDAQALSAQSREYDGTTDAAVSGALALDGVIEADATQVDVLNADVSRGQFESAACGTDKPVEVDVSAAGLSGERSNNYLPPSSAPVLRADITGLVPAIVYGDAQAVVYNGRPQQALAANGRPLVTFTDPYATSVVLNGEREANVAYTYYVDAACLQKTTEAQGALGIGTPPAHAGTYYVKATFAPGSGQEQYNALESDAVPFVIRRKAAGLTADWRDPFVGSRGLVYTGSALTPDVRALDGLTELTAGVDFDVEYLGNMNVGTAQARVAFKGNYEGSIPLTFAVNHAVYAADALRGTFPATAEASYDGLTHAVACDPYQLLSIDTALSVTYRYTGADGTVYNAADPPVNVGAYDVEARVTTANPNYRFPASDGGTDQAFIMRARLNIVYEHNAITFKLEGGQVNGDGAHVVWPDANRYTKLADNHGGVPAPVKPGWELAGWESGGAVYVPARAGEEEVRDDRAYTAVWRAADVDVTFDGNGGAFSGGTGHRSYAQPYLSSIDFAKIAKPAKAGAVFGGWAETKEQADAGQVVWRPEGGDGLADSFAFDAPAGKTYWAVWKEAQYTVTLFYNGGTANGQVTQQFTIPYGQEIAAQGRTIAQPVLDPLEFQGWSDANAPALDVMSTEQLGRQQVTGDVTYVAIWKGESVVTTFREFDGAGSQASYTVPKVDKLSMLPIAHPVVTSPEGRKFSAWRVAESGDPNFPRNTLYTDAQLFANKKVLTGDVVFEAQFEDDPYTVSFEVNGGTLETGDAVQMVEHGDVPRAVTAKRVGYTLEGWLNVSTGREVAPQDVAATPIVEDTVYLAQWAADMKTVEFNANGGLGGRTLEVQAGSTVDVSTVSEPRRLGFNFVGWASSQALADQRIADVTASGNPVLTVTENRVLWAVWSDETHRVTFQDDAGAPLAAGNVPYGQPIASVFGSPVDAPECEGKTFAGWLAVSVGSVAPLEWSAVSAQIPTGDAVFRAAYHTVEHTLAFAMGAGTGGPTAQTRAWGTSLALADVAAPTPQPGYRFTGWFDDAGAGGIRVESFGFKADATVYARYEAVDVAFRVVHCTPADGGGWTEAVADTLMGETGATAAFSEHPFEGLALDRTLTTYASSAHPNASPDALAIAGDGSLEVRLYYRPVLYEVRYGTASAGGASKPADEPAFNRVQESAFGQVVTMQPDLAADGYTFSGWLPQGSYPPDYDPQQRTFTMPSRAVELTGTWTAKGYFVAYDLAGGTGSFADTTAYRVGDRAPVAAGVPVRPGFAFGGWTDEGGTVYREGDSVPIGTTDVRLTAVWEAEEYRLAFDMDGTPSSPAPQPIVGKAGDAVELPAAPVWEGREFLGWKSGESGAVLADGSPYVVGTQDETFTAQWRVLDYRVAYDLAGGTGDVRDDDVHHAGDAVAVAAGEPAREGYLFGGWVLDDTPVSTTFAMPARDVTLAATWQALAGTLCFNLDGGLAGEGDFSDRPVESGAAVALPAEAPVRKAAVFLGWQDGQGTLWQPGEEYAVPPLEGEGAQVALTAQWSVADDFGVAYDLAGGTGDAHDNARYRAGEQVPIAAQAPVRDGFAFGGWRSSADSAVYQPGDAATMPAADLVLTAVWNEIGTYTVVFGGNGGAPGVQQVSGAAGSTQACPAAPEREGYEFLGWLAGDGRLYAAGQEFVMPEGNTVVTAQWKGIDAVVSFDAAGGVPAPEDIAVKYGDYAVMPGAPVLAGQVFAGWNDGEGVYAAGASYPVLAATVELVAVWEPAGYTIAYDLGGGVFSEAAPAHYAAGGEFLFPVPTRSDSTFEGWFVDGDEARPKEGIAPDDTGDVRLVAKWSVGTHALSVQAPAFGDFQEGARPEAQPLVVANEGTLPTDILSVASSSEAFAVFGEGAVVDAGDAIDTWLVRPASGLAAGDYTATITVSYRDVDGAVAQAQTEASASVTPAPALEPEPEPEPEAKPTPAPAPAPQPPSGGGTVTEYVYLSNGAVASDVPADAPDETPVPEEPEDVEENPVALHGGSRTLAFKLAGGTMVLMEGADGALGVTFEPAGWDFLGLPLGGWEFSGLMVDGQVAEPNENGVYALPATGDHTLAVTFGRTGLNAFLSAWWAVALASATAGAALYALAAALIRRRRLGKARRAS, encoded by the coding sequence ATGGCGGAGATCGAGTATGCAGACCTCGCTCAGCCGGCTGTCGCCGCACGGCATCGCATAGCCAAAACCTTCTCTTCCTTGCTGAAACGCATCCTCCCGTTCATCGCCGCGCTCTTGGTCGCATGCGCGTTCGCAGCTGCCGCCCCTGCCGACAAGGCATATGCGGCCAGCACCACCGGGCGATGGACCATCCTATACGGCCAGTCGTTCTGGGCCCACAACTCGAAGGAAAACGTTACGAGTCTCTCCGAAGTGCGCGACTTCTATAACAGCTCGTATCCCTACGTGCGCATCCATGCGCAGCAGACGAACAAGGACCTGGATGCCGGCGCCGTGAACGGGAACGTGGGCTGGCATGCGCCCGACAACACGACGCGCGCCTTCACGAACGGCACTGGTGTCGAGACCACGTACAAATCATGGGACGGCAATTCCTCGACGCTCCACCTGGGGAAGAACTCGACGCTGCTTGTGGGCAGCAATGTGCATATCGACCACTACGGGGCGCACCACCACGCGGTGTACTGCTCGGATACGGCAGAGCTCTACGTGTCGGGGGTGCTGTACTCCAACGGGACGTACGCGCTGAACGGTGCCAAATTCGGCACGGTCATACATAAGTCCTCCGGGGGCGAGCTGTCGGGGGTCGGCGGGGGCATGAACAACGCCATCGGCTATCTGAGGAACTCCTTTATCTTTCGCCTTCGCGCGGGGTCGTACGTGAGCCAAATCGGATACCAGGACTATCTCATGCCTGCGTACGGTTCGTTCGGCGAATTCTGGTATGACTACGGATCGACGGCTGTCATAGAGGCGGAAACGGATTCGGTGGGCTACTACGTGCCGGGTTGGACGCTGAAGCCGGGTTCGACGAATACCTACACCACCACGCAAGGTGCAGATGGTGACTACGATTACATCGTGAACGCGGCGCGGCTCACCTACAACGTGACGTTCTACGATGGTAACAGGAACGTGGGCAATGCCACCCGCGACTACGGGACGGACTACGCCTACCCCAGCGCCAGGGACTACGGCATGGCGAAGGAAGGCTACCGCCTTGCCGGATGGACTGACGTCCGCGGTGGAACCTCGGCGAAGTGGAAGGTGGGGGAGACGTACCGCAATCTGACCTCCACCCTCAACGCCACCGTCAACCGCTATGCCGTATGGGAGCCGAATCCCTCTACCGTGCGCTTCGACGGCAACGGCGCCGAGGGCGGCACGATGGCCGACCAGGCGTTCATCTACGATGCCGAGCAGGCTCTCTCTCCGAACCGGTTCACGCGCGAGGGGTATGAGTTTTTGGGATGGAGCACGTCGCCTTCGGCCGCGACGGCCCAGTACGCCGACGCCCAAACGGTGAAGAACCTCACGAAAGTCGAGGGGGCCACGGTTGTGCTGTACGCGGTGTGGGGGCAGCTTTCCTACGCCTACAACACGCCCCCTCCCGCAACGGCGAATGGCCTTGAGGCGTCGGTTGCCTACGATCCACCGAGTCCCGCTCCCTTCTGCACAACGGTGACGATGCGCGTTACGCTGAAGGGCACAGCGGCCGCAAGCGGGGTGCATATCGTGTCGGTGAGCAGCGCGGATCTTTCGCTGGCGGAATCGTACACCGTGCAGACGGTGCGCGGCGGCGCGGTGGACGAGGCGCGCACGTTCACGTTCACCGTGCCCAGCCACGAGGTGGGCGATATCCACTTGGAGAACCGCGTAGTGGTGCTGCCCGATATGTACAGCCAGTCGTTCACTTACGACGGCCAGCCGAAACCCTACCTGGTGCCCGACGGTATCGAGGGCGTGGAGGTGGAGCGCATCGCGTACTCGCGCTTGGGCTCCTCCGATGTGCCCACCGAAGAGCCGCCCGTGGATGCCGGCGACTACGAGGCCGCCATCACGCTGCGGTTGGTGGAGAACGGCGCCACGGTGCCCATCAGCAAGCCCTTATCCGTGCGGCAGCGGCGGCTGGCATGGGACGCCCAGGCGCTCTCCGCGCAAAGCAGGGAATACGACGGCACTACCGACGCCGCGGTGAGCGGCGCGCTGGCGCTCGACGGGGTGATAGAGGCCGATGCCACACAGGTGGACGTGCTGAACGCCGACGTGTCGCGCGGGCAGTTCGAGAGCGCTGCCTGCGGCACGGACAAGCCGGTGGAGGTGGACGTGTCGGCCGCCGGGCTCTCGGGCGAGCGCTCGAACAACTACCTGCCGCCTTCTTCGGCGCCAGTGCTCAGAGCCGATATCACGGGCCTCGTGCCTGCCATCGTGTACGGCGACGCGCAGGCGGTCGTCTACAACGGCCGGCCGCAGCAGGCGCTCGCCGCGAACGGCCGCCCGCTGGTCACGTTCACCGATCCCTACGCCACCAGCGTGGTGCTCAACGGCGAGCGCGAGGCGAACGTGGCCTACACGTACTACGTGGACGCCGCGTGTCTGCAGAAGACCACGGAGGCTCAGGGCGCGCTGGGGATAGGCACCCCGCCAGCCCATGCGGGCACGTACTATGTGAAGGCAACGTTCGCGCCCGGCTCCGGCCAGGAACAGTACAACGCCTTGGAGAGCGACGCCGTGCCCTTCGTCATCCGGAGGAAGGCCGCAGGCCTCACTGCCGACTGGCGTGATCCCTTCGTGGGCTCGCGGGGGCTCGTCTACACGGGTTCGGCGCTCACCCCGGACGTGCGCGCCCTCGACGGGCTGACGGAGCTGACGGCGGGCGTGGATTTCGACGTGGAGTACCTGGGCAACATGAACGTGGGCACGGCGCAGGCACGCGTGGCATTCAAGGGCAACTACGAGGGCTCTATTCCGCTCACCTTCGCCGTTAACCATGCTGTGTACGCGGCCGACGCGCTCAGGGGAACGTTCCCTGCAACCGCCGAGGCTTCCTACGACGGGCTGACGCATGCGGTGGCGTGCGACCCCTATCAGCTGCTGAGCATCGACACGGCGTTGTCGGTGACCTATCGCTACACCGGGGCGGACGGCACCGTCTATAACGCGGCCGATCCGCCTGTGAACGTGGGTGCCTACGACGTGGAGGCGCGGGTGACCACCGCGAACCCCAACTACCGCTTCCCGGCCAGCGACGGCGGCACCGACCAGGCGTTCATTATGAGGGCGCGGCTCAACATCGTCTACGAGCACAACGCCATCACCTTCAAGTTGGAAGGCGGGCAGGTGAACGGCGACGGCGCCCACGTGGTGTGGCCCGACGCGAACCGCTACACCAAGCTGGCGGACAACCACGGAGGCGTGCCGGCGCCGGTGAAGCCCGGCTGGGAGCTGGCCGGATGGGAAAGCGGGGGCGCCGTGTACGTGCCGGCGCGCGCCGGCGAGGAGGAGGTGCGCGACGACCGCGCCTACACGGCGGTGTGGCGTGCGGCCGATGTGGACGTGACGTTCGATGGCAACGGCGGCGCCTTCAGCGGCGGCACGGGCCATCGCAGCTACGCGCAGCCCTACCTGTCGTCGATCGATTTCGCCAAGATAGCCAAGCCCGCGAAGGCGGGTGCGGTGTTCGGCGGCTGGGCCGAAACGAAGGAGCAGGCCGACGCGGGCCAGGTGGTGTGGCGTCCCGAAGGCGGGGACGGCCTGGCCGATTCCTTCGCGTTCGACGCGCCCGCCGGCAAGACGTACTGGGCGGTGTGGAAGGAGGCCCAGTACACGGTGACGCTGTTCTATAACGGCGGCACGGCAAACGGCCAGGTGACGCAGCAGTTCACCATCCCCTACGGCCAAGAGATCGCCGCGCAGGGCCGCACCATAGCCCAGCCTGTGCTAGATCCGCTGGAGTTCCAGGGCTGGAGCGACGCGAACGCGCCTGCGCTCGACGTTATGTCCACCGAGCAGCTGGGCCGCCAGCAGGTGACGGGCGATGTCACCTACGTGGCCATCTGGAAGGGCGAATCGGTTGTTACCACATTCAGGGAATTCGACGGCGCGGGGTCGCAGGCATCCTACACGGTGCCGAAGGTGGACAAGCTTTCCATGCTGCCTATCGCGCATCCGGTGGTCACGTCGCCGGAGGGCAGGAAGTTCAGCGCGTGGCGCGTGGCGGAAAGCGGCGACCCCAACTTCCCGCGGAATACGCTGTACACCGATGCTCAGCTGTTCGCCAACAAGAAGGTGCTCACGGGCGACGTGGTGTTTGAGGCCCAGTTCGAGGACGACCCCTACACGGTGTCATTCGAGGTGAACGGCGGCACGCTGGAGACGGGCGACGCCGTGCAGATGGTGGAGCATGGCGACGTCCCGCGCGCGGTGACGGCGAAGCGGGTGGGCTACACGCTGGAAGGTTGGCTGAACGTGAGCACGGGCCGGGAGGTGGCTCCGCAGGATGTGGCGGCTACGCCCATCGTGGAGGATACGGTGTATCTGGCGCAGTGGGCCGCGGATATGAAGACAGTGGAGTTCAACGCGAACGGCGGGCTGGGCGGACGCACGCTGGAGGTGCAAGCGGGCAGCACCGTGGATGTGTCCACGGTATCCGAGCCCCGGCGGCTGGGCTTCAACTTCGTGGGATGGGCCAGCTCCCAGGCGCTGGCCGATCAACGTATAGCCGATGTGACGGCCAGCGGCAACCCGGTGCTCACGGTGACGGAGAACCGGGTGCTCTGGGCCGTGTGGTCCGATGAGACGCACCGCGTGACGTTCCAGGATGACGCGGGCGCACCCCTGGCTGCAGGCAACGTGCCCTACGGGCAGCCCATCGCCTCGGTGTTCGGCAGCCCCGTCGACGCGCCCGAGTGCGAAGGGAAGACGTTTGCGGGGTGGCTGGCGGTGAGCGTCGGCTCCGTGGCACCGCTCGAGTGGAGCGCGGTGTCCGCGCAGATTCCCACGGGCGATGCGGTGTTCCGTGCCGCGTATCACACGGTGGAGCATACGCTCGCCTTCGCGATGGGCGCGGGTACGGGCGGGCCCACGGCGCAGACGCGCGCCTGGGGCACGTCGTTGGCGCTGGCCGACGTAGCCGCGCCCACGCCGCAGCCGGGCTACCGGTTCACGGGCTGGTTCGACGACGCGGGCGCGGGCGGCATCCGGGTGGAGTCGTTCGGCTTTAAGGCCGATGCCACGGTGTACGCGCGCTACGAGGCTGTCGACGTGGCGTTCCGAGTGGTGCATTGTACGCCGGCCGATGGCGGCGGGTGGACGGAGGCGGTAGCGGACACGCTCATGGGGGAGACGGGGGCGACCGCCGCGTTCTCGGAGCATCCGTTCGAGGGCCTTGCGCTCGACCGAACGCTTACCACCTATGCGTCGAGCGCGCATCCGAATGCCTCGCCCGACGCGTTGGCCATCGCGGGTGACGGGTCGCTGGAGGTGAGGCTGTACTACCGGCCTGTGCTCTACGAGGTGCGCTACGGCACCGCCTCTGCGGGCGGCGCGTCGAAGCCCGCCGACGAACCCGCCTTCAACCGGGTGCAGGAAAGCGCGTTCGGCCAGGTGGTAACCATGCAGCCCGACCTGGCCGCCGATGGCTACACGTTCAGCGGCTGGCTGCCGCAGGGTTCCTACCCGCCCGATTACGACCCGCAGCAGCGCACGTTCACCATGCCGAGCCGCGCGGTGGAGCTGACCGGCACCTGGACGGCGAAGGGCTACTTTGTGGCGTACGACCTGGCGGGCGGCACGGGAAGCTTCGCGGATACGACGGCCTACCGCGTGGGCGACCGCGCGCCGGTAGCGGCGGGCGTTCCCGTGCGGCCGGGCTTCGCGTTCGGCGGCTGGACCGACGAAGGGGGCACGGTGTACCGCGAAGGCGATAGCGTGCCCATCGGCACAACCGATGTGCGCTTGACGGCCGTGTGGGAAGCCGAAGAGTATCGCCTGGCCTTCGACATGGACGGGACGCCCTCTTCGCCCGCGCCGCAGCCGATTGTCGGCAAGGCGGGCGATGCAGTGGAGCTTCCCGCCGCGCCGGTGTGGGAGGGTCGCGAGTTTTTGGGGTGGAAGAGCGGGGAGAGCGGCGCGGTGCTCGCGGACGGGTCGCCCTATGTTGTGGGCACGCAGGACGAAACGTTTACGGCCCAGTGGCGCGTGCTGGACTACCGCGTGGCGTACGACCTGGCCGGGGGCACGGGCGACGTGCGCGACGACGACGTTCACCATGCGGGCGATGCCGTGGCCGTGGCTGCGGGGGAACCGGCGCGCGAGGGCTACCTGTTTGGCGGATGGGTCTTGGACGACACGCCGGTGAGCACGACGTTTGCCATGCCCGCCCGCGACGTGACGCTCGCGGCCACATGGCAGGCGCTGGCCGGCACGCTGTGCTTCAACCTGGATGGCGGTCTGGCGGGCGAAGGGGACTTCAGCGACCGGCCGGTGGAAAGCGGCGCTGCGGTGGCGCTGCCCGCCGAGGCGCCCGTGCGGAAGGCGGCCGTGTTCCTAGGCTGGCAGGACGGGCAGGGCACGCTTTGGCAGCCGGGGGAGGAGTACGCGGTGCCGCCGCTGGAAGGGGAGGGCGCGCAGGTGGCGTTGACGGCGCAGTGGTCGGTGGCGGATGACTTCGGCGTGGCGTACGACCTGGCTGGTGGCACGGGCGACGCGCACGACAACGCGCGCTACCGCGCGGGCGAGCAGGTGCCGATTGCCGCTCAGGCTCCCGTGCGCGATGGGTTCGCGTTCGGCGGGTGGCGCAGCTCGGCCGACAGCGCCGTGTACCAGCCGGGCGACGCGGCCACCATGCCGGCGGCCGACCTGGTGCTTACGGCGGTGTGGAACGAGATAGGCACGTACACGGTGGTGTTCGGCGGCAACGGCGGCGCCCCGGGTGTGCAGCAGGTGTCGGGCGCTGCGGGGTCGACCCAGGCGTGCCCGGCGGCTCCGGAACGGGAGGGCTACGAGTTCCTCGGCTGGCTTGCGGGCGATGGGCGGCTGTACGCGGCGGGGCAGGAGTTCGTCATGCCCGAGGGCAACACGGTGGTCACGGCCCAGTGGAAGGGCATCGACGCCGTGGTGAGCTTCGATGCGGCGGGCGGCGTGCCCGCGCCAGAGGATATCGCCGTGAAGTACGGCGACTACGCGGTGATGCCCGGCGCGCCCGTGCTGGCGGGCCAGGTGTTCGCTGGCTGGAACGACGGCGAGGGGGTGTACGCGGCTGGGGCGTCGTATCCGGTGCTCGCGGCCACTGTGGAGCTTGTTGCGGTGTGGGAGCCGGCGGGCTACACCATTGCGTATGACCTGGGCGGCGGCGTGTTCTCGGAAGCGGCGCCCGCGCACTACGCTGCAGGCGGCGAGTTCTTGTTCCCGGTACCCACGCGCTCGGACAGCACGTTTGAGGGTTGGTTCGTGGACGGAGACGAAGCGCGGCCGAAGGAGGGTATCGCGCCCGACGACACGGGCGACGTGCGCCTGGTAGCGAAGTGGAGCGTGGGTACGCATGCGCTGTCGGTGCAGGCCCCTGCGTTCGGCGACTTCCAAGAGGGTGCGCGGCCGGAGGCGCAGCCTCTCGTGGTGGCGAACGAGGGCACGCTGCCTACCGACATCCTGTCGGTGGCGAGTTCTTCGGAGGCGTTCGCGGTGTTCGGCGAGGGGGCCGTGGTGGATGCGGGCGACGCGATCGATACCTGGCTCGTGCGGCCTGCGAGCGGCCTTGCCGCAGGTGACTACACGGCCACCATCACCGTGTCGTATCGCGATGTGGACGGCGCTGTAGCGCAGGCGCAGACCGAGGCCTCGGCGAGCGTGACGCCCGCTCCTGCGTTGGAGCCTGAGCCTGAACCGGAGCCCGAGGCGAAGCCGACGCCCGCACCCGCGCCCGCGCCGCAGCCGCCGTCGGGCGGCGGCACGGTGACGGAGTACGTGTACCTGTCGAACGGCGCCGTCGCGTCAGACGTGCCCGCCGATGCGCCTGACGAAACGCCCGTCCCGGAAGAGCCTGAGGACGTCGAAGAGAATCCCGTGGCGCTTCACGGTGGAAGCCGTACGCTCGCCTTCAAGTTGGCTGGCGGCACCATGGTGCTCATGGAAGGTGCGGACGGCGCCTTGGGTGTCACGTTCGAGCCCGCCGGCTGGGATTTCCTCGGTCTGCCTCTGGGCGGCTGGGAATTCTCGGGCCTTATGGTGGACGGCCAGGTCGCTGAACCCAACGAGAACGGCGTGTACGCGCTGCCCGCCACGGGCGACCACACGCTGGCGGTGACGTTTGGTCGTACCGGCCTGAATGCGTTTTTGAGCGCCTGGTGGGCTGTAGCCCTGGCATCCGCCACCGCGGGTGCTGCCCTCTACGCCCTTGCCGCCGCCCTCATCCGCCGCCGTCGATTGGGAAAAGCGCGCCGCGCGTCCTGA
- a CDS encoding adenylate kinase, whose product MNIVLLGAPGAGKGTQADKLVEEFGTPHISTGDMLRAAVKAGTELGKKAKSYMDAGDLVPDGVIIGLVTERLQDPDTERGFILDGFPRTSAQAVALDAELSKLGRPLDAALLIDVDSEVIVKRLTSRRMCRDCGYIGSAADAVCPKCGGEMYQRDDDNEATVRNRLDVYEKSTAPLIDYYRGCDLLVSIDGDRDPNVVYADVKQALGL is encoded by the coding sequence ATGAACATCGTGTTGTTGGGGGCGCCGGGCGCGGGCAAGGGCACGCAGGCGGACAAGCTGGTCGAGGAGTTCGGCACGCCGCACATCTCGACGGGCGACATGCTGCGCGCCGCCGTGAAGGCCGGAACGGAGCTGGGCAAGAAGGCGAAGTCCTACATGGACGCGGGCGACCTCGTGCCCGACGGCGTCATCATCGGACTGGTCACCGAGCGCCTCCAGGATCCGGATACGGAGAGGGGCTTCATCCTCGACGGCTTCCCGCGCACGTCCGCCCAGGCCGTGGCGCTCGACGCGGAGCTCTCGAAGCTCGGCCGCCCGCTCGACGCGGCGCTTCTGATCGACGTCGACTCCGAGGTCATCGTCAAGCGCCTCACGTCGCGCCGCATGTGCCGCGACTGCGGCTACATCGGCAGCGCCGCCGATGCCGTCTGCCCGAAGTGCGGCGGCGAGATGTACCAGCGCGATGACGACAACGAGGCCACAGTGCGCAACCGCCTCGACGTGTACGAGAAGTCCACGGCACCGCTCATCGACTACTATCGCGGCTGCGACCTGCTCGTCTCCATCGACGGCGACCGCGACCCGAACGTGGTGTACGCCGACGTCAAGCAGGCGCTCGGCCTGTAA